The nucleotide sequence AATTGCATAATTTGTCAGGTTATAATGAAAGTATAAGCGGTAATATGAGGTTCGCCATAATGAAGCCACCAACCATAAAACAAATGGTAGCAATTAACGAGGGCAACTGTAAATTCGATAAGCCCATGATGGCATGTCCGCTTGTGCAGCCACCTGCGTAACGTGTGCCAAAACCGACTAAAAAACCACCGACAACCATTAGAATAAAACCCTTTGGGGTTAATAAGGATTGCCAGTTGATAATATCTTGAGGAATTAGGTTGTTATAGTTTGTAATGCCGTACCCTGACAACTCCTGCGCTAACTTTGGGTTGACCTCGATGGGCGCGGGATCTGACAGCAGGTTAATGGCAATTACCCCACCTAAAAATATCCCGAATACAAAAAACAGGTTCCACGCTTCTTTTTTCCAGTCGTATTTAAAGAATGAAATATTTGCGGGCATACATGAGGCGCATATATGTCTTAACGAAGAACTGATACCAAAGGATTTGTTACCAATTATTAAAAGCAATGGTACGGTCAGCCCGA is from Niabella beijingensis and encodes:
- a CDS encoding YeeE/YedE family protein, encoding MLEFLKQPWAWYVAGPLVGLTVPLLLIIGNKSFGISSSLRHICASCMPANISFFKYDWKKEAWNLFFVFGIFLGGVIAINLLSDPAPIEVNPKLAQELSGYGITNYNNLIPQDIINWQSLLTPKGFILMVVGGFLVGFGTRYAGGCTSGHAIMGLSNLQLPSLIATICFMVGGFIMANLILPLILSL